In one Oryzias latipes chromosome 13, ASM223467v1 genomic region, the following are encoded:
- the rhbdd1 gene encoding rhomboid-related protein 4 produces the protein MRGRDRRSHLGLLLLASQVFQVGLDRIPPVTLAVMALNVYLYLFPAAPLMKTCISVHQAYRYKDWRRLLLSPVHHADDLHLYFNMVSFLWKGVRLERRLGGAWFLYLLSVFSLLTGCVYLVLEGLLTELTQDQSYSAACAVGFSGVLFALKVLNNHYHPGGVTYVMGIPVSNRYVSWVELVLIHITSPGTSFVGHLAGILVGLLYTAGPLKTLMKKCAEFVSWTGQRSRAGPTFSGSGSSGFGGGHSGNFQPPPPYTASYTGGLTEEEQLEAAIRNSLNDRGQNYQRGAPPPYGFNLPSEPTADELRWRRLRRFDS, from the exons ATGCGAGGCAGAGATAGAAGGTCCCACCTGGGGCTGCTGCTCCTGGCCTCCCAGGTGTTCCAGGTGGGCCTGGACAGGATCCCCCCTGTCACGCTGGCCGTCATGGCCCTCAACGTGTACCTTTATCTGTTCCCCGCGGCCCCCCTCATGAAG ACCTGCATCAGCGTTCATCAAGCCTACCGGTATAAGGACTGGCGTCGACTCCTGCTGTCCCCCGTGCACCACGCCGATGACCTCCACCTTTACTTCAACATGGTGTCTTTCCTGTGGAAGGGGGTCCGGCTGGAGCGGCGGCTGGGCGGGGCGTGGTTCCTCTACCTGCTGTCCGTCTTCTCTCTGCTCACCGGATGCGTTTATCTGGTGCTGGAGGGCTTGCTGACGGAGCTGACCCAGGATCAGTCTTACAGTGCAGCGTGCGCCGTTGGATTCTCAG GCGTCCTGTTTGCTCTGAAGGTGCTCAATAACCATTACCACCCCGGAGGAGTGACCTACGTCATGGGCATCCCCGTCTCCAACCGCTACGTCAGCTGGGTGGAGCTTGTGCTGATCCACATCACTTCCCCCGG AACCTCTTTTGTTGGTCACCTGGCAGGAATTTTGGTGGGTCTGCTGTACACGGCGGGACCGCTGAAGACCCTCATGAAGAAATGCGCAG AGTTCGTGAGCTGGACTGGACAAAGGTCCCGGGCCGGCCCGACCTTCAGCGGCTCAG GTTCCAGCGGCTTCGGAGGAGGACACTCTGGAAACTTCCAGCCCCCGCCGCCCTACACGGCATCCTACACAGGAGGGCTGacggaggaggagcagctggaggcgGCGATCAGGAACAGTCTGAACGACAGAG GACAAAACTACCAGAGAGGAGCGCCGCCACCGTACGGCTTCAACCTGCCCAGTGAGCCGACTGCTGACGAGTTGCGGtggaggaggctgaggaggttcGACAGCTGA